Proteins co-encoded in one Salarias fasciatus chromosome 4, fSalaFa1.1, whole genome shotgun sequence genomic window:
- the raver1 gene encoding ribonucleoprotein PTB-binding 1 isoform X1 yields MAATVSVSTAAREESTDTLPGLATDQERVTPGERPVPEVTPDEDEDAASGRDSQRRVDEDLASLSPEEIESRLERTRREFYNRRKIIIKNLPSDVTNQEVHELLGSFDLKYCFVDKYKGTAFVTLLNGEQAQCAIKEYHQHLLRDREISVQLQPTDSLLCIANLPRAFTQQQFEELVRPFGNLERCFLVYSASTGHSKGYGFVEYMKKDSAARAKSELLAKQLGSRMLYVHWTEVGSLTYPLLHSKCLCVDRLPPSLLTAQDLRNALADTHPPVFCQLAQGQDGSFRRFAVLEFATAEMAEDAQRLTDGRLLGGTHIRVSFCAPGPPGRSMLAALIAAQTMAVNRGKGLLPDPTAMQILTGLNNPATLKMLLNPLSQGHKQGLLGAAPAMPLLANPALSAALLQLLLQNQAKAQQAGLIGENPLAALPVQQGVHLLGDLPQGAVVPGLGLQPDPLPQLKAMPLGRTLAREQESPTSMCSFPQTPSPTLPGISMPLMGGLLGADGIAAQGVSILGDPQKDVSLPQGAFLSVNNVFPSGGSCRPHPYRKRPTLSNVSNQHTHHSVQPSYNLRYQDSYSPEHASLHQDPLAHLFEQQENLDAGLLAGFGHQLSHDPEYSERFSLYSLPPSPPLSSYFSSGPEASGSGSLPSAQLNRAVGMPPVSHTANYPPGLGNVMKTPIGSQKRAFSRLIPSPEPSPEGGYVGQHSQGLGGHYADSYLKPWWPSDLSPAVCSCE; encoded by the exons ATGGCGGCCACCGTGTCTGTTAGCACTGCTGCCAGGGAGGAAAGCACAGACACACTGCCCGGCCTCGCCACGGACCAGGAGCGCGTTACGCCCGGGGAACGCCCGGTTCCCGAAGTTACACCGGACGAAGACGAGGACGCCGCTTCTGGACGTGACAGTCAGCGAAGGGTCGACGAGGACCTGGCATCGCTGAGCCCCGAAGAGATCGAAAGCCGCCTGGAGAGAACTCGCAGGGAGTTTTACAACCGTAGAAAAATCATTATAAAGAACCTTCCTTCCGACGTGACCAACCAG GAGGTCCATGAGCTGTTGGGCAGCTTTGACTTGAAGTACTGCTTCGTTGACAAATACAAGGGCACAG CATTTGTGACACTGCTTAATGGGGAACAGGCGCAATGTGCCATCAAAGAATACCACCAGCACTTGCTCCGCGACAGGGAGATCtctgtgcagctgcagccaACAGACTCTCTCCTCTGCATCGCCAACCTGCCCCGTGCGTTCACCCAGCAGCAGTTTGAGGAGCTGGTGCGGCCCTTTGGCAACCTGGAGCGCTGCTTCCTGGTCTACAGCGCCTCCACGGGACACTCCAAGGGCTACGGCTTCGTGGAATACATGAAGAAGGACTCGGCTGCCAGGGCCAAGTCGGAGCTCCTGGCCAAGCAGCTGGGCTCCCGCATGCTGTACGTCCACTGGACTGAAGTGGGCTCCCTCACGTACCCGCTGCTACACTCCAAATGCCTGTGCGTGGACCGGCTGCCCCCGAGCCTTCTGACGGCTCAAGACCTCCGCAACGCTCTGGCCGACACTCACCCGCCTGTCTTCTGCCAG TTGGCACAGGGACAAGACGGGAGTTTCCGGCGCTTTGCGGTGTTGGAGTTTGCCACTGCAGAGATGGCTGAGGACGCTCAGCGGCTCACAGATGGCAGGCTGCTGGGCGGCACACACATCAGGGTGTCCTTCTGTGCCCCCGGCCCTCCTGGAAGAAGCATGCTGGCCGCTCTGATTGCAGCACAAACCATG GCTGTGAACAGAGGTAAAGGTCTCCTCCCTGATCCCACGGCTATGCAGATTCTCACAGGCCTCAACAACCCTGCCACGCTCAAGATGCTGCTCAACCCGCTGTCGCAGGGCCACAAACAAG GTCTGCTTGGGGCGGCCCCCGCCATGCCGCTGTTGGCCAACCCCGCCCTCTCTGCcgcgctgctccagctgctccttcagaaCCAGGCCAAGGCTCAGCAG GCGGGACTCATCGGGGAGAACCCTCTGGCCGCTCTGCCTGTCCAGCAGGGAGTCCATCTGCTCGGAGACCTGCCCCAAG gtgcagtggttccAGGGCTGGGCCTCCAACCGGATCCCCTGCCCCAGCTGAAGGCAATGCCGCTCGGCAGAACCCTGGCGAGGGAGCAGGAGTCCCCCACGTCAATGTGCAGCTTCCCCCAGACGCCCTCCCCCACCCTCCCGGGGATCTCCATGCCCCTGATGGGCGGCCTGCTGGGGGCAGATGGCATTGCAGCGCAGGGG gtatCCATTCTCGGGGATCCTCAAAAAGATGTGAGCCTTCCCCAAGGCGCCTTCCTCAGCGTCAACAATGTTTTTCCCTCAg gaggaagctgcagacCTCACCCCTACAGAAAGAGGCCCACACTGAGCAACGTGTCcaaccagcacacacaccacagcgtTCAGCCCAGCTACAACCTGCGCTATCAGGACTCCTACAGCCCCGAGCACGCCTCTCTGCACCAG GACCCCCTGGCCCACTTGTTTGAGCAGCAGGAGAACCTTGATGCAGGCCTCTTGGCAGGATTTGGTCACCAG ctgtCTCATGACCCGGAATACAGCGAGCGCTTTTCCTTGTACAGCCTCCCCCCCAGCCCACCCCTGTCCTCCTACTTCAGCTCAGGACCTGAGGCCTCCGGTAGCGGGAGCCTACCTTCTGCCCAGCTGAACAGG GCTGTGGGAATGCCTCCTGTGAGCCACACCGCTAACTACCCCCCGGGCCTCGGCAACGTCATGAAG ACTCCCATCGGCAGCCAGAAGCGGGCGTTCTCCCGCCTCATCCCGTCTCCCGAGCCCAGCCCCGAGGGCGGCTACGTGGGCCAGCACTCCCAGGGCCTGGGCGGCCATTACGCAGACTCCTACCTGAAGC CGTGGTGGCCCTCGGACTTGTCCCCCGCCGTGTGCTCCTGTGAGTGA
- the raver1 gene encoding ribonucleoprotein PTB-binding 1 isoform X2, protein MAATVSVSTAAREESTDTLPGLATDQERVTPGERPVPEVTPDEDEDAASGRDSQRRVDEDLASLSPEEIESRLERTRREFYNRRKIIIKNLPSDVTNQEVHELLGSFDLKYCFVDKYKGTAFVTLLNGEQAQCAIKEYHQHLLRDREISVQLQPTDSLLCIANLPRAFTQQQFEELVRPFGNLERCFLVYSASTGHSKGYGFVEYMKKDSAARAKSELLAKQLGSRMLYVHWTEVGSLTYPLLHSKCLCVDRLPPSLLTAQDLRNALADTHPPVFCQLAQGQDGSFRRFAVLEFATAEMAEDAQRLTDGRLLGGTHIRVSFCAPGPPGRSMLAALIAAQTMAVNRGKGLLPDPTAMQILTGLNNPATLKMLLNPLSQGHKQGLLGAAPAMPLLANPALSAALLQLLLQNQAKAQQAGLIGENPLAALPVQQGVHLLGDLPQGAVVPGLGLQPDPLPQLKAMPLGRTLAREQESPTSMCSFPQTPSPTLPGISMPLMGGLLGADGIAAQGVSILGDPQKDVSLPQGAFLSVNNVFPSGGSCRPHPYRKRPTLSNVSNQHTHHSVQPSYNLRYQDSYSPEHASLHQDPLAHLFEQQENLDAGLLAGFGHQLSHDPEYSERFSLYSLPPSPPLSSYFSSGPEASGSGSLPSAQLNRAVGMPPVSHTANYPPGLGNVMKTPIGSQKRAFSRLIPSPEPSPEGGYVGQHSQGLGGHYADSYLKRKRIF, encoded by the exons ATGGCGGCCACCGTGTCTGTTAGCACTGCTGCCAGGGAGGAAAGCACAGACACACTGCCCGGCCTCGCCACGGACCAGGAGCGCGTTACGCCCGGGGAACGCCCGGTTCCCGAAGTTACACCGGACGAAGACGAGGACGCCGCTTCTGGACGTGACAGTCAGCGAAGGGTCGACGAGGACCTGGCATCGCTGAGCCCCGAAGAGATCGAAAGCCGCCTGGAGAGAACTCGCAGGGAGTTTTACAACCGTAGAAAAATCATTATAAAGAACCTTCCTTCCGACGTGACCAACCAG GAGGTCCATGAGCTGTTGGGCAGCTTTGACTTGAAGTACTGCTTCGTTGACAAATACAAGGGCACAG CATTTGTGACACTGCTTAATGGGGAACAGGCGCAATGTGCCATCAAAGAATACCACCAGCACTTGCTCCGCGACAGGGAGATCtctgtgcagctgcagccaACAGACTCTCTCCTCTGCATCGCCAACCTGCCCCGTGCGTTCACCCAGCAGCAGTTTGAGGAGCTGGTGCGGCCCTTTGGCAACCTGGAGCGCTGCTTCCTGGTCTACAGCGCCTCCACGGGACACTCCAAGGGCTACGGCTTCGTGGAATACATGAAGAAGGACTCGGCTGCCAGGGCCAAGTCGGAGCTCCTGGCCAAGCAGCTGGGCTCCCGCATGCTGTACGTCCACTGGACTGAAGTGGGCTCCCTCACGTACCCGCTGCTACACTCCAAATGCCTGTGCGTGGACCGGCTGCCCCCGAGCCTTCTGACGGCTCAAGACCTCCGCAACGCTCTGGCCGACACTCACCCGCCTGTCTTCTGCCAG TTGGCACAGGGACAAGACGGGAGTTTCCGGCGCTTTGCGGTGTTGGAGTTTGCCACTGCAGAGATGGCTGAGGACGCTCAGCGGCTCACAGATGGCAGGCTGCTGGGCGGCACACACATCAGGGTGTCCTTCTGTGCCCCCGGCCCTCCTGGAAGAAGCATGCTGGCCGCTCTGATTGCAGCACAAACCATG GCTGTGAACAGAGGTAAAGGTCTCCTCCCTGATCCCACGGCTATGCAGATTCTCACAGGCCTCAACAACCCTGCCACGCTCAAGATGCTGCTCAACCCGCTGTCGCAGGGCCACAAACAAG GTCTGCTTGGGGCGGCCCCCGCCATGCCGCTGTTGGCCAACCCCGCCCTCTCTGCcgcgctgctccagctgctccttcagaaCCAGGCCAAGGCTCAGCAG GCGGGACTCATCGGGGAGAACCCTCTGGCCGCTCTGCCTGTCCAGCAGGGAGTCCATCTGCTCGGAGACCTGCCCCAAG gtgcagtggttccAGGGCTGGGCCTCCAACCGGATCCCCTGCCCCAGCTGAAGGCAATGCCGCTCGGCAGAACCCTGGCGAGGGAGCAGGAGTCCCCCACGTCAATGTGCAGCTTCCCCCAGACGCCCTCCCCCACCCTCCCGGGGATCTCCATGCCCCTGATGGGCGGCCTGCTGGGGGCAGATGGCATTGCAGCGCAGGGG gtatCCATTCTCGGGGATCCTCAAAAAGATGTGAGCCTTCCCCAAGGCGCCTTCCTCAGCGTCAACAATGTTTTTCCCTCAg gaggaagctgcagacCTCACCCCTACAGAAAGAGGCCCACACTGAGCAACGTGTCcaaccagcacacacaccacagcgtTCAGCCCAGCTACAACCTGCGCTATCAGGACTCCTACAGCCCCGAGCACGCCTCTCTGCACCAG GACCCCCTGGCCCACTTGTTTGAGCAGCAGGAGAACCTTGATGCAGGCCTCTTGGCAGGATTTGGTCACCAG ctgtCTCATGACCCGGAATACAGCGAGCGCTTTTCCTTGTACAGCCTCCCCCCCAGCCCACCCCTGTCCTCCTACTTCAGCTCAGGACCTGAGGCCTCCGGTAGCGGGAGCCTACCTTCTGCCCAGCTGAACAGG GCTGTGGGAATGCCTCCTGTGAGCCACACCGCTAACTACCCCCCGGGCCTCGGCAACGTCATGAAG ACTCCCATCGGCAGCCAGAAGCGGGCGTTCTCCCGCCTCATCCCGTCTCCCGAGCCCAGCCCCGAGGGCGGCTACGTGGGCCAGCACTCCCAGGGCCTGGGCGGCCATTACGCAGACTCCTACCTGAAGCGTAAGCGCATATtctga
- the tyk2 gene encoding non-receptor tyrosine-protein kinase TYK2 yields MSRRGRSKPGASSPGGSEPPQGQGIHVRLFWTKEGERYLSHSSGKVTAEELCISAAEAVGITPLCYVLFALYNPLTRCWYSPNHVFSPEENSSLVLHFCMRFYFRNWHGMNKTEPTVCRYAHKSGTNQRGPLLLEISSLEYLFSQAKYEFVNEVQIEDMQSEEEVSRFKNECLGMAVLQLTHQALETESTLQDVAAKVSFLRCIPKSFAKHISKDNFLTKIRIRRVFADFVRCFQQQTVDKGRLSAQEIIYKYIFTLEHLAPCFGTETFPVAHLELREDGDSSSYPNTARAQGVSKDYFGAPATHEIMVSGPKGIQWRKATAQKAQDNPYLRNDYLNYTKKTKQQQAGSQNADTPNKWTLFCDFPEITHIAITEANVHISTLDNRCMEVQMNSSQEARSFISLLDGYYRLTADAHHYLCREVAPPRVVLSEANLLHGPLHDDFVLLKLKKEAAEEGAFLVRWSAVDYRRIILAVLNKNENGPTPSHKQFRIQHKGSVFSLEGWDREFSGMKELTESLKTFILKSGSDSFTVKKCCAPRQGELSNLLVKRQGVEHCVQRKSFSLNFTQLRFHQIKDKEIIQERHLGRGTRTNIYSGRLLVRGGGDDDDDEFNNNHADRRGIRVVLKILDQSHKDIALAFFETASLMSQVSHSHLVFIHGVSVKGLENIMVEEYVEFGSLDVFLRKERTAVTPRWKFIVAKQLASALNYLETKRLVHGNVCANNILVARRGLEQDTTPFIKLSDPGIALNVLSREERLERIPWIAPECVDSGAPIGNAADQWSFGVTLLEICNNGNLPMSGSTLSEKERFYQRKGRLPEPSSQELARFISMCLTYEPENRPSFLTVLRELTEIMIKDPDFSTSETLPIIDPNVFHKRHLKMMRVLGEGHFGKVTLYLYDPANDGTGERVAVKALKQESGHVLDGWIKEIEILKSLDHSNIVKYKGCCTELGGQVVQLIMEYLPLGSLREYLPKRKVGLPQCLMFAQQICQGMDYLHTKRYVHRDLAARNVLVENDGLVKIGDFGLTKYIPEGEIYYRVREDGDSPVFWYAIECLKEGKFSFSSDIWSFGVTLYEVLTHCEPRRSPPAKYNELMDVGDVQMTAMVLIKLLERNRRLPCPNECPHEVKTIMEQCWSGDPAKRPTFESLTKAFQDIRQKYEWQFSGINFSLSQIC; encoded by the exons ATGTCTAGAAGAGGCCGATCCAAGCCTGGAGCCTCGTCTCCGGGCGGCAGCGAGCCTCCCCAGGGTCAGGGCATCCACGTCCGCCTGTTCTGGACCAAAGAAGGGGAGAGGTACCTGTCCCACAGCTCGGGGAAGGTCACGGCCGAGGAGCTGTGCATCTCTGCTGCAGAGGCTGTTG GGATCACCCCTCTGTGCTATGTGCTGTTTGCGCTGTACAACCCGCTGACGCGCTGCTGGTACAGTCCAAACCACGTTTTCAGTCCCGAGGAGAACTCCAGCCTTGTGCTTCACTTCTGCATGAG GTTTTACTTTCGGAATTGGCACGGAATGAATAAGACGGAGCCAACTGTTTGCCGCTATGCACACAAATCCGGGACAAACCAGAGGGGTCCCCTTCTGCTTGAAATTTCCTCTCTGGAGTATTTGTTTTCCCAG GCAAAATATGAATTTGTGAATGAAGTGCAGATAGAAGATATGCAGTCAGAAGAGGAAGTAAGTCGATTTAAAAACGAGTGCTTGGGGATGGCGGTACTTCAGCTCACGCACCAGGCGTTAGAAACCGAGTCTACTTTACAAGATGTGGCGGCAAAAGTCAG CTTCCTGCGCTGCATTCCCAAGTCTTTTGCAAAGCATATTTCCAAAGACAACTTCCTGACTAAAATCAGGATCCGGCGGGTGTTTGCAGACTTTGTGCGCTGCTTCCAGCAGCAAACGGTGGATAAAGGCCGGCTGAGCGCCCAGGAGATCATATACAAGTACATCTTCACTCTGGAACACTTGGCCCCATGCTTCGGCACAGAGACTTTCCCCGTGGCTCACCTGGAGCTGCGAGAGGACGGCGACAGCAGCTCCTACCCCAACACGGCGCGCGCCCAGGGCGTCTCCAAGGACTACTTCGGCGCTCCGGCCACACATGAGATAATGGTGTCTGGCCCCAAGGGGATCCAGTGGAGGAAGGCGACGGCTCAGAAG GCCCAGGACAATCCTTACCTCAGGAACGACTACCTGAACTACACGAAGAAAaccaagcagcagcaggccggctCTCAGAACGCTGACACTCCCAACAAATGGACTCTCTTTTGCGATTTCCCAGAAATAACTCACATAGCCATTACCGAAGCTAATGTGCACATTAGCACTCTGGACAATCGGTGCATG GAGGTTCAAATGAACTCCAGCCAGGAGGCCCGTTCCTTCATCTCCCTCCTAGATGGATACTACCGACTGACTGCAGACGCCCACCACTATCTTTGTCGTGAAGTGGCTCCCCCAAGGGTAGTGCTGAGTGAAGCAAATCTACTGCATGGGCCTTTGCa TGATGATTTTGTGCTGCTCAAGCTGAAAaaggaggcagcagaggagggagccTTCCTCGTTCGCTGGAGTGCTGTTGACTATCGCCGCATCATCCTAGCTGTGCTGAACAAGAATGAG AACGGTCCCACGCCGAGCCACAAGCAGTTCCGTATTCAGCACAAGGGTTCGGTGTTCAGTCTGGAGGGCTGGGACCGAGAATTCTCCGGCATGAAGGAGCTCACAGAAAGCCTCAAGACCTTCATCCTCAAGTCTGGTTCAGACAGCTTCACTGTCAAAAAATGCTGCGCGCCAAGACAAGGAG AGCTATCCAACCTGCTTGTGAAGAGGCAAGGTGTCGAACACTGCGTTCAGAGGAAATCCTTCTCCCTGAACTTCACCCAGCTGCGCTTCCACCAGATCAAGGACAAAGAGATCATACAG GAGAGGCATCTGGGTCGCGGCACCAGAACCAACATCTACTCGGGTCGGCTGCTCGTgcggggaggaggagacgacgacgacgacgagtTCAACAACAACCACGCCGATCGCAGAGGCATCCGAGTGGTTCTCAAGATCCTAGACCAGAGCCATAAAGACATTGCTCTA gCATTCTTTGAAACCGCAAGTCTCATGAGCCAAGTATCCCACAGCCACCTGGTGTTTATTCACGGCGTGTCTGTCAAAGGATTGGAAA ACATCATGGTGGAGGAGTACGTGGAGTTCGGATCTTTAGACGTTTTCCTGCGCAAAGAGAGGACGGCTGTGACTCCCCGGTGGAAATTCATCGTGGCAAAGCAGCTGGCCAGCGCCCTCAATTACCTT GAGACCAAGCGTCTGGTTCATGGCAACGTCTGCGCAAACAACATTCTGGTGGCGAGACGCGGTCTGGAGCAGGACACGACTCCTTTCATCAAGCTGAGCGACCCGGGGATCGCCTTGAACGTCCTTTCACGGGAAG AGCGTCTGGAGCGGATCCCGTGGATTGCCCCCGAGTGTGTGGACAGCGGCGCTCCCATCGGCAACGCCGCTGACCAGTGGAGCTTCGGCGTCACGCTGCTCGAAATCTGCAACAACGGCAATCTCCCCATGAGCGGCAGCACATTGTCCGAG AAAGAGCGCTTTTATCAGCGAAAGGGCCGTTTGCCCGAGCCGTCCTCCCAGGAGCTGGCCCGGTTCATCAGCATGTGTTTGACCTACGAGCCGGAGAACAGGCCGTCGTTCCTCACTGTGCTCAGAGAACTCACAGAAATCATGATTAAAG acCCTGATTTTTCCACCAGTGAAACTCTTCCAATCATAGATCCCAACGTTTTCCATAAACGCCACCTGAAAATGATGCGGGTCTTGGGAGAG GGACACTTCGGGAAGGTGACGCTGTACCTGTACGACCCCGCCAACGATGGGACGGGCGAGCGCGTGGCAGTGAAGGCTCTGAAGCAAGAGAGCGGCCACGTGCTGGACGGCTGGATTAAAGAGATCGAGATCTTGAAGTCGCTCGATCACAGCAACATTGTCAAGTACAAGGGTTGCTGCACTGAGCTGG GAGGACAAGTGGTGCAGCTAATAATGGAGTACCTTCCTCTGGGGAGCCTGCGAGAATACCTTCCCAAACGGAAAGTCGGCTTACCTCAGTGCCTCATGTTTGCTCAGCAGATCTGTCAG GGGATGGACTACTTGCACACAAAGCGATACGTCCACCGAGATCTAGCTGCCCGCAACGTGCTCGTGGAAAATGACGGCTTGGTGAAGATTGGCGACTTCGGCCTGACAAAATACATCCCCGAGGGAGAGATCTACTACCGTGTCCGTGAGGATGGAGACAGCCCGGTTTTCTG GTATGCTATTGAATGCTTGAAGGAGGGCAAATTCTCCTTTTCCTCTGACATTTGGTCCTTTGGAGTGACGCTCTATGAGGTCCTGACTCACTGCGAGCCTCGCCGCAGCCCTCCAGCA aaGTACAATGAATTGATGGACGTGGGGGATGTACAGATGACCGCGATGGTCCTCATAAAACTGCTGGAGAGAAACCGGCGATTACCGTGTCCAAACGAATGCCCTCATGAG GTGAAAACGATCATGGAGCAGTGCTGGAGTGGAGATCCTGCCAAACGGCCGACGTTTGAATCCCTGACCAAGGCGTTTCAGGACATACGCCAGAAGTACGAATGGCAGTTCTCCGGCATAAACTTCTCGCTGTCTCAGATTTGCTGA